The following are encoded in a window of Solibacillus sp. FSL R7-0668 genomic DNA:
- the rplA gene encoding 50S ribosomal protein L1 — MAKKGKKMQDAVKLIDRATLYSVEEAVALAQKTSTVNFDATVEVAFKLGIDTRKNDQQIRGAVVLPHGTGKTQKVLVFAKGEKAKEAEAAGADYVGDSDMVNKIQQGWFDFDVIVATPDMMGEVGKLGRVLGPKGLMPNPKTGTVTFDVTKAIEEIKAGKVEYRAEKAGIIHAPIGKVSFETEKLVENFLAVFEVIQKAKPAASKGTYMKSVNITTTMGPAVKVDAANVGIK, encoded by the coding sequence ATGGCTAAAAAAGGTAAAAAAATGCAAGATGCAGTTAAATTAATCGATCGCGCTACTTTATATTCTGTAGAAGAAGCAGTAGCATTAGCGCAAAAAACATCTACAGTTAACTTCGATGCAACTGTAGAAGTAGCGTTCAAATTAGGTATCGACACTCGTAAGAATGACCAACAAATCCGTGGTGCAGTAGTATTACCACACGGTACTGGTAAAACTCAAAAAGTATTAGTATTCGCTAAGGGTGAGAAAGCTAAAGAAGCAGAAGCTGCTGGTGCTGACTACGTAGGCGATTCAGATATGGTAAACAAAATCCAACAAGGTTGGTTCGATTTCGATGTAATCGTGGCAACACCTGACATGATGGGTGAAGTTGGTAAATTAGGTCGTGTATTAGGACCAAAAGGCTTAATGCCAAACCCTAAAACAGGCACAGTTACTTTCGACGTAACAAAAGCTATCGAAGAAATCAAAGCTGGTAAAGTAGAATACCGCGCTGAAAAAGCTGGTATCATCCACGCTCCTATCGGTAAAGTTTCTTTCGAGACAGAAAAATTAGTAGAAAACTTCTTAGCTGTATTTGAAGTAATTCAAAAAGCTAAGCCAGCTGCATCAAAAGGCACTTACATGAAGTCTGTAAATATTACAACTACAATGGGTCCTGCTGTAAAAGTTGACGCTGCTAACGTAGGAATCAAATAA
- the rplK gene encoding 50S ribosomal protein L11, whose amino-acid sequence MAKKVIKVVKLQIPAGKANPAPPVGPALGQAGVNIMGFCKEFNARTADQAGLIIPVEISVFEDRSFTFITKTPPAAVLLKVAAGIQSGSGEPNRKKVATVKRDKVREIAEQKMPDLNAASVEAAMLMVEGTARSMGITIED is encoded by the coding sequence GTGGCTAAAAAAGTTATTAAAGTTGTAAAACTTCAAATCCCTGCTGGTAAAGCAAACCCAGCACCACCAGTTGGTCCTGCATTAGGTCAAGCAGGTGTTAACATCATGGGATTCTGTAAAGAATTTAACGCTCGTACTGCTGATCAAGCTGGTTTAATTATTCCAGTTGAAATTTCAGTATTCGAAGACCGTTCATTCACTTTCATTACTAAAACTCCACCTGCAGCGGTATTACTTAAAGTAGCAGCTGGTATCCAATCTGGATCAGGTGAACCAAACCGTAAGAAAGTTGCAACAGTTAAACGTGATAAAGTTCGCGAAATCGCTGAACAAAAAATGCCAGACCTTAACGCTGCTTCAGTTGAAGCTGCAATGTTAATGGTTGAAGGTACTGCACGAAGCATGGGTATCACTATCGAAGACTAA
- the rpmG gene encoding 50S ribosomal protein L33 produces MAKKVVLSCDKCGSRNYSIPKKEGATERLELKKFCSHCNEHTMHKQTL; encoded by the coding sequence ATGGCAAAAAAAGTCGTTTTAAGTTGTGATAAATGCGGCTCAAGAAACTATAGTATCCCTAAAAAAGAGGGAGCTACTGAGCGTTTAGAGCTTAAAAAGTTTTGCTCGCATTGCAATGAACATACAATGCATAAACAAACGTTATAA
- the nusG gene encoding transcription termination/antitermination protein NusG: MEKNWYVVHTYSGYENRVKANLEKRVETMGMQDKIFRVIVAEHEEIDVKEDGKKKAVMRKIFPGYVLVELIMTDDAWYVVRNTPGVTGFIGSSGGGVKPTPLLPEEAERLLAQMGMNQQQLGEIEITVGEVVEVLEGPFAHFQGRVEEVDIEKAKLKVLVDMFGRETVMELDFNQVQKI; encoded by the coding sequence ATGGAGAAAAATTGGTATGTAGTGCATACGTATTCGGGTTATGAAAACCGAGTGAAAGCAAACCTTGAAAAACGTGTAGAAACGATGGGGATGCAAGATAAAATTTTCCGCGTCATCGTAGCAGAACACGAAGAAATTGACGTAAAAGAAGACGGTAAGAAAAAAGCGGTTATGCGTAAAATTTTCCCGGGTTATGTATTAGTAGAACTAATCATGACGGATGATGCATGGTATGTAGTACGTAACACACCAGGCGTAACAGGGTTTATTGGTTCTTCAGGTGGTGGTGTAAAACCAACGCCGCTTTTACCAGAAGAAGCTGAACGCTTACTTGCTCAAATGGGCATGAATCAACAACAACTAGGTGAAATTGAAATTACTGTTGGTGAAGTTGTGGAAGTTCTTGAAGGACCATTCGCACATTTCCAAGGTCGCGTAGAAGAAGTAGATATCGAAAAAGCGAAATTAAAAGTTTTAGTTGATATGTTTGGTCGAGAAACAGTGATGGAACTTGACTTTAACCAAGTTCAAAAAATATAG
- the secE gene encoding preprotein translocase subunit SecE: protein MSKVSNFLQEVGSEMRKTSWPKSKELTKYTVVVVTTVIVMALFFTVVDLGISELFRWFLSL, encoded by the coding sequence ATGAGTAAGGTATCGAACTTTTTACAAGAAGTCGGCTCTGAAATGCGTAAAACAAGCTGGCCAAAAAGCAAAGAGTTAACAAAGTACACGGTTGTTGTAGTAACAACGGTAATCGTCATGGCGTTATTCTTTACAGTTGTAGATTTAGGAATCTCAGAATTATTCCGTTGGTTCTTGTCTCTATAA